From the genome of Sulfurovum riftiae, one region includes:
- a CDS encoding poly-gamma-glutamate hydrolase family protein: FIGGLNKDLRKTLQKELVNASLNVSFLVKFKGTDEDNICNRETPQGGVQFELTASFRNDAKLRNRFIQVVRENLSAKL; the protein is encoded by the coding sequence ATTTATAGGTGGATTAAATAAAGATTTAAGAAAGACATTGCAAAAAGAATTAGTAAATGCCTCTCTTAATGTATCTTTTTTAGTGAAATTCAAAGGTACAGATGAAGATAATATTTGCAATAGAGAAACTCCCCAAGGAGGAGTACAATTTGAACTTACAGCATCATTCCGTAATGATGCTAAACTGCGTAACAGGTTTATACAGGTGGTAAGAGAAAATTTATCAGCAAAATTATAG
- the arsC gene encoding arsenate reductase (glutaredoxin) (This arsenate reductase requires both glutathione and glutaredoxin to convert arsenate to arsenite, after which the efflux transporter formed by ArsA and ArsB can extrude the arsenite from the cell, providing resistance.): protein MSKVTIWHNPRCSKSRNAAKLLEEQGIEAEVVKYLDTPPSKEEIKEVLKMLGIPARELMRTKEDIYKELGLKEVEDEEKLIEAMAEHPKLIERPIVIKDGKAAIGRPIEKIIELLDM from the coding sequence ATGAGTAAAGTGACAATATGGCATAACCCCAGATGCAGTAAGTCAAGAAATGCGGCAAAACTGCTTGAAGAACAGGGCATAGAGGCCGAAGTGGTGAAATACCTCGATACGCCTCCAAGTAAAGAAGAGATCAAAGAGGTATTGAAAATGCTTGGGATCCCTGCACGTGAACTGATGCGGACAAAAGAAGATATCTACAAAGAGCTCGGCCTCAAAGAGGTTGAGGATGAGGAGAAGCTCATCGAAGCGATGGCAGAGCACCCTAAGCTTATCGAAAGGCCCATTGTCATCAAAGACGGCAAAGCGGCGATCGGCCGTCCGATCGAAAAGATCATCGAACTGCTTGATATGTAG
- a CDS encoding sulfite:cytochrome C oxidoreductase subunit B — translation MKRLLLALLLLQALLFASDVNKGIKMPYMEFPMKPGKGMYSTKGKCNMCHSWGYTINQGLQSKKFWREKVIKMIEVFHAPIKQKDVDEVVEYLYTNYGNGKEE, via the coding sequence ATGAAACGACTTCTTTTAGCACTACTGCTTCTGCAAGCCCTGCTTTTCGCTTCTGATGTGAACAAAGGCATCAAAATGCCTTACATGGAATTTCCAATGAAACCTGGAAAAGGTATGTACTCCACCAAAGGAAAATGCAACATGTGCCACTCCTGGGGGTATACCATCAATCAGGGGCTACAGTCCAAAAAATTCTGGAGAGAAAAAGTCATTAAGATGATAGAGGTCTTCCATGCACCGATCAAACAAAAAGATGTTGATGAAGTGGTGGAGTATCTCTATACCAATTATGGAAATGGGAAAGAGGAATAA
- a CDS encoding molybdopterin-dependent oxidoreductase, producing MQRRDFFKKAITVAGGAVVGSTAADAKETVETVHPVDNRKVSDIAFPQKRPLITYSDRPPLLESPREVFTSALTPNDLFFVRWHMPMIPTYINLNTFHISVNGEVKKKLKLSVETLRKEFEAVEITSVLQCGGNNRSAFHPTPGGIQWGVGAMGCARWKGVKLKDVLAKAGLKKGASWIKFNGLEKPVYTKTDGFVRALELNKVHDEIIIAYEMNGEALPYLNGYPVRLILPGFYSDSWIKMLSNITVTSEKPQLHFMDHAYRVPDNDCECETPDNLAPKTKPIEEMNVNSLIGYPVSGTKVKKGAELVVRGVAFDGGSGIEKVHISTNGGHTWEEAKLDDGTQGNYAYRTFIYPFKPEQTGLLSIMSRATNHKGEIQPFAHEVKWNHGGYKFNGIDEVTVEVVA from the coding sequence ATGCAAAGAAGAGATTTTTTTAAAAAAGCTATTACGGTGGCAGGCGGTGCCGTTGTGGGAAGCACTGCTGCAGATGCCAAAGAAACAGTCGAGACCGTACATCCCGTAGACAACAGAAAAGTCTCCGACATCGCCTTTCCCCAGAAGAGGCCTCTCATTACCTATTCAGACAGGCCTCCATTGCTTGAGAGCCCCAGAGAAGTGTTTACCTCTGCTTTGACACCGAACGACCTCTTCTTCGTCCGATGGCATATGCCGATGATCCCTACCTACATAAACCTGAACACCTTCCATATCTCTGTCAACGGTGAAGTGAAAAAGAAACTCAAACTCTCTGTTGAAACACTCAGGAAGGAATTCGAAGCTGTGGAGATCACCTCGGTGCTTCAGTGCGGCGGGAACAACCGGAGCGCCTTCCATCCGACTCCCGGTGGTATTCAGTGGGGTGTAGGTGCGATGGGATGTGCCAGATGGAAAGGGGTAAAACTCAAAGATGTACTTGCCAAAGCAGGACTTAAAAAAGGTGCTTCATGGATCAAGTTCAATGGACTCGAAAAACCTGTCTATACCAAGACCGACGGCTTTGTGCGTGCGCTTGAACTCAACAAAGTACACGATGAGATCATCATCGCCTACGAGATGAACGGTGAGGCACTCCCCTACCTTAACGGCTACCCGGTACGTCTCATCCTTCCGGGGTTCTACTCCGACAGTTGGATAAAGATGCTCAGCAACATTACAGTTACCTCCGAAAAACCACAGCTTCATTTTATGGACCATGCCTACCGTGTGCCTGACAACGACTGTGAATGCGAAACACCTGACAACCTTGCACCCAAAACCAAGCCCATAGAGGAGATGAATGTCAATTCTCTTATCGGTTATCCTGTCAGCGGTACGAAGGTCAAAAAAGGTGCAGAACTTGTGGTACGCGGGGTTGCCTTCGATGGCGGCAGCGGTATTGAAAAAGTGCATATCTCCACCAACGGCGGGCATACCTGGGAGGAAGCGAAACTCGACGACGGCACACAAGGAAACTACGCCTACCGCACCTTCATCTACCCTTTCAAACCCGAGCAGACAGGTCTCCTAAGCATCATGTCCCGGGCAACCAACCATAAAGGAGAGATCCAACCCTTTGCACATGAGGTTAAATGGAATCATGGTGGCTACAAATTCAACGGTATAGACGAAGTGACAGTGGAGGTAGTAGCATGA
- a CDS encoding ABC-F family ATP-binding cassette domain-containing protein, whose amino-acid sequence MLSTVNLTQRYGKRVLFDKINITLDVGKRYGLIGANGAGKSTFMKILAGEIEPTDGEVQLQPGLKLGMLSQNQYAFEDFTLKDAVLYGNKKLYDAQKEKEKLYMEGDFESDEVNNRLAELEMICADEDPTYESDVKIEKLLTTLGFPVEQHDDLMSSLTGGDKFKILLAQVLFLKPDVLLLDEPTNNLDMETIAWLEQELKRHEGTLLVISHDRHFLNGVVTHILDLDFQNIREFTGNYDEWYIAANLISKQAQADRSKALKEKEELEKFIARFSANASKAKQATSRQKQLDKLDVQEIKLSSRRDPSIMFKPHREIGNEVLEVQDLSKSYGDEKVFEGLTFKVNKGDKIALIGTNGVGKTTLLEILMGNLEADSGKFNWGQTITTTYFPQNTTDVVTGDEELPQWIQGFDPKWHIDDIRKTLGRMLFSGEEQKKKVNACSGGEKHRVMLSKMMMDSANFLVLDEPNNHLDLEAIVALGEALHNYQGGVICVSHDRELIDAFANRIIKLNEDGSVIDFEGNYEDFVEQHD is encoded by the coding sequence TTGCTAAGTACAGTCAATTTAACACAACGCTACGGGAAGAGAGTACTTTTTGACAAGATCAACATCACCCTGGATGTGGGCAAACGTTACGGTCTTATCGGTGCCAACGGTGCGGGGAAGTCCACCTTCATGAAGATCCTGGCAGGCGAGATAGAGCCGACTGACGGTGAAGTACAGCTTCAGCCCGGACTCAAACTGGGTATGCTCTCACAGAACCAGTATGCTTTTGAGGATTTTACACTCAAAGATGCCGTACTTTACGGGAATAAAAAACTTTATGATGCCCAAAAAGAGAAAGAGAAACTCTACATGGAAGGTGACTTCGAGAGTGATGAGGTGAACAACCGTCTGGCGGAACTCGAGATGATCTGTGCCGATGAGGACCCGACCTATGAGAGTGATGTAAAGATAGAGAAACTGCTTACAACGCTCGGCTTTCCTGTAGAGCAGCATGATGACCTCATGAGCTCGCTGACAGGAGGCGACAAGTTCAAGATCCTTCTTGCACAGGTGCTCTTCCTCAAGCCAGATGTCCTGCTGCTCGACGAGCCTACCAACAACCTCGACATGGAGACGATCGCCTGGCTGGAACAGGAGCTCAAGCGCCATGAGGGAACACTGCTTGTCATCTCTCACGACAGACACTTCCTCAACGGTGTCGTGACACACATTCTTGACCTCGATTTCCAGAACATCCGTGAATTCACAGGCAACTACGATGAGTGGTACATTGCTGCGAACCTTATTTCAAAACAGGCTCAGGCTGACAGAAGCAAGGCGCTCAAAGAGAAAGAGGAGCTTGAGAAGTTCATCGCACGATTCTCTGCCAATGCTTCCAAGGCGAAGCAGGCCACCTCGCGCCAGAAACAGCTGGACAAACTCGATGTTCAGGAGATCAAACTCTCAAGCAGGCGTGACCCTTCCATCATGTTCAAACCCCACAGGGAGATAGGAAATGAGGTGCTTGAAGTGCAGGACCTCTCCAAGAGCTATGGTGATGAAAAGGTCTTTGAAGGGCTGACATTCAAGGTCAACAAGGGCGACAAGATAGCGCTTATCGGTACCAACGGTGTCGGGAAGACCACCCTGCTTGAGATACTCATGGGCAATCTTGAAGCGGACAGCGGGAAGTTCAACTGGGGGCAGACCATCACGACGACATATTTCCCGCAGAACACAACCGATGTGGTGACAGGTGACGAAGAGCTGCCACAATGGATACAGGGCTTTGACCCCAAATGGCATATTGACGACATCAGAAAGACACTGGGACGTATGCTCTTCTCCGGTGAGGAGCAGAAGAAAAAGGTCAATGCCTGTTCGGGTGGGGAGAAGCACCGTGTCATGCTCTCGAAGATGATGATGGATTCCGCCAACTTCCTGGTACTTGACGAACCCAACAACCACCTTGATCTCGAAGCGATCGTCGCGCTGGGTGAAGCACTGCACAACTATCAGGGTGGTGTCATCTGTGTCTCTCATGACCGTGAGCTCATCGATGCCTTTGCCAACCGCATCATCAAACTCAATGAAGACGGATCAGTGATCGATTTTGAAGGAAACTACGAAGATTTCGTGGAACAGCACGACTAA
- a CDS encoding flavin reductase family protein, with amino-acid sequence MLIDFQEKVLSEKYALMSQLIIPRPIAWIVTEGEVLNIAPFSYFTGLSSNPPTMIVSIGHRPDGSPKDTLRNLRETKRCVVCMTEEVQLEAMHFSSKGVDASVSEIELFDISVEERVEGFPPMVKGVKAAFFCEYLQEVDLKGSKTIPVIIEIKHLYIDESIISDSEKMTLELDAIARIGKSYAKLGEKITSPDIP; translated from the coding sequence ATGCTTATCGACTTCCAAGAAAAAGTACTGAGTGAAAAGTATGCTTTGATGTCCCAGCTCATTATCCCCCGGCCCATTGCATGGATCGTGACGGAAGGAGAGGTACTGAATATCGCACCTTTTTCCTACTTTACAGGCCTTTCTTCCAACCCGCCTACCATGATCGTCTCCATTGGCCATCGTCCGGATGGAAGCCCGAAGGATACCTTGCGAAATCTGCGTGAGACTAAGAGGTGTGTGGTCTGTATGACCGAAGAGGTACAGCTCGAAGCGATGCATTTCAGCTCCAAAGGAGTCGATGCTTCTGTCAGTGAGATCGAACTTTTTGATATTTCGGTAGAAGAGCGTGTTGAAGGTTTCCCTCCCATGGTCAAAGGGGTAAAAGCCGCTTTCTTCTGCGAGTACCTTCAGGAGGTCGATCTCAAAGGAAGCAAAACGATCCCTGTGATCATCGAGATCAAGCATCTCTACATCGATGAATCGATTATCAGTGACAGTGAAAAGATGACGCTTGAACTCGATGCCATTGCACGCATAGGCAAAAGCTATGCAAAACTTGGTGAGAAGATTACCTCTCCCGATATTCCCTAG
- the mltG gene encoding endolytic transglycosylase MltG has protein sequence MKQLIAQEYKRIARYIEIFIILVIIAFLYNAYSPTSPHKTFYLSGKNTKTTAEELEKYGYSVTIIDQLFMYMGEIPKKGWYHISEEKQSRFSFFSSLYRQEAKLMKVVVYAGETADELCKRLANDMKLDKGELLKEYQERSRFTEADIFAQSYILARSADAFAVMQYLFDRSAEILSAFEKEYFSQKPERSTIRILLTMASIIQKESNSLKEMPLISSVIYNRLEKKMKLQMDSTLNYGSYSHVIVTPERIKSDRTYFNTYKYKGLPPHPLGTVTIEALEAAMMPQKSDYLFFMLTPSGEHNFSVTYEEHLKNIRAFRLYQKKRKAQKEAECNATLKADANKTKI, from the coding sequence ATGAAACAGTTGATCGCACAAGAGTATAAACGCATTGCACGTTATATTGAAATCTTCATCATCCTTGTAATCATTGCTTTCCTTTACAATGCCTATTCCCCCACTTCGCCGCATAAAACTTTCTACCTCTCTGGTAAAAATACCAAGACAACTGCTGAAGAGTTGGAGAAATACGGTTACTCTGTAACGATCATTGATCAGCTTTTTATGTATATGGGTGAAATCCCAAAAAAGGGTTGGTACCACATAAGCGAAGAGAAACAGAGCCGTTTTTCCTTCTTCTCTTCTCTTTATCGGCAAGAAGCCAAGCTGATGAAAGTAGTCGTCTATGCCGGAGAGACAGCCGACGAACTCTGCAAAAGGCTGGCAAACGACATGAAACTGGACAAGGGTGAACTTCTCAAAGAGTATCAAGAACGTTCCCGTTTCACAGAAGCAGATATTTTTGCCCAAAGCTATATTCTTGCCAGAAGTGCCGATGCCTTTGCCGTTATGCAGTATCTTTTTGACCGTTCAGCTGAAATACTCTCAGCATTTGAAAAGGAGTATTTTTCCCAAAAACCGGAGCGATCTACCATCAGGATCCTTCTGACCATGGCTTCCATCATTCAGAAAGAGAGCAACTCGCTCAAAGAGATGCCTCTCATCTCCTCGGTGATCTACAACCGTCTTGAGAAAAAAATGAAACTGCAGATGGACTCTACCCTAAACTACGGCAGTTATTCTCATGTTATCGTGACACCGGAACGCATCAAAAGTGACCGTACCTACTTCAATACCTATAAATACAAAGGCCTGCCGCCCCACCCTCTGGGTACCGTTACCATAGAAGCATTGGAAGCTGCCATGATGCCGCAAAAGAGTGACTATCTCTTCTTCATGCTTACCCCGAGCGGAGAACATAACTTTTCCGTTACCTATGAAGAACACTTGAAGAATATCAGGGCATTCAGGCTCTATCAGAAAAAACGTAAAGCCCAAAAAGAAGCGGAATGCAATGCCACTCTTAAGGCAGATGCGAACAAAACAAAAATCTAG
- a CDS encoding porin translates to MVRFLFLLLFLFVHTSLYGQSPQYKLGHGLQIGDLPLYAGGYFSLEYEDVFDQYRSLKLEDVSLMLYGEKENFSYMLELEANDVYSEVFGNEDADAVNEHFHIERLYVDYAVNENYAFRAGKYISPVGFWNRISINVLRDTTSNPRISRFLFPQFTSGLDLKYNTNSANELSFDVMAQETEDMDTLVSNEIYNNFETDRHYGIGMSFSRDDIFYQFNAGYFRTVNEKQFYYVQGAFTYTKDAFRLQSEVGRQFDDDGTTIPYIGYIQGVYTLKEKHELIVRFESYSDTTIDTKDSFAVFGYTYRPLYPIAIKGEYQWHSLHDENSLFLSLSVLF, encoded by the coding sequence ATGGTACGATTCCTTTTTCTTCTTCTTTTCCTGTTTGTGCATACATCTCTTTATGGACAGTCCCCGCAGTATAAGCTGGGACACGGTCTTCAGATAGGGGATCTTCCTCTTTATGCAGGAGGATATTTCTCACTGGAATATGAAGATGTGTTCGATCAGTACCGCTCGCTGAAGCTCGAAGATGTCTCCCTGATGCTGTATGGGGAGAAAGAGAACTTTTCCTATATGCTGGAACTTGAAGCCAATGATGTCTACAGTGAAGTATTCGGCAATGAAGATGCTGATGCAGTGAATGAACATTTTCATATTGAAAGACTTTATGTGGATTATGCAGTGAATGAAAATTATGCATTCAGGGCAGGGAAATATATTTCACCTGTAGGCTTCTGGAACCGTATCTCCATCAATGTGCTTCGCGATACTACTTCCAACCCGCGTATCAGTCGTTTCCTTTTCCCTCAATTCACTAGCGGGTTGGACCTGAAGTACAATACGAACAGTGCCAATGAGCTTTCTTTCGATGTGATGGCGCAGGAAACGGAAGATATGGATACGCTTGTCAGCAATGAAATTTACAATAATTTTGAAACGGACCGGCATTACGGTATAGGTATGTCTTTTTCCCGGGACGATATCTTTTATCAGTTCAATGCCGGATATTTCCGTACGGTGAACGAAAAACAGTTTTACTATGTTCAGGGTGCATTTACATACACAAAAGATGCATTCAGACTTCAGTCCGAAGTAGGGAGACAGTTCGATGATGACGGGACGACCATTCCCTATATCGGCTATATACAGGGCGTATATACCCTGAAGGAGAAACATGAGCTTATTGTAAGATTTGAAAGTTACTCCGATACGACTATAGATACGAAAGACAGTTTTGCCGTATTCGGGTATACCTACAGGCCTCTCTACCCCATTGCGATCAAAGGTGAGTATCAGTGGCATTCCCTGCATGACGAGAACAGTCTGTTTCTCTCTTTGTCCGTACTGTTTTAG